Proteins found in one Gordonia sp. PDNC005 genomic segment:
- a CDS encoding WYL domain-containing protein yields the protein MNPAAAPTRLSRLLAMVPYFLARPGIKLSVAAADLGLTERQLTKDLEQLFVCGLPGYMPDDLIDIEFSSGWVHVGFTAGMDRPLRLTGAEANVLLIALRMLLDAGAVDADAVRRAMAKIEAAVGETLRPFAAAGDPGPVTDDPVHRTIRAAVAAGRALAIRYYTPSRDEVSDRVVDPIMIQAIDGQSYLEAWCRTSGGVRLFRFDRVYSAEQLDEPAAPPERAANLEPIGGTSSLTDDLPTVRVEIEPDALWLLEYYAAEAETELNGEPDGPIVAVLHYGSAQWLERFLRSFGGRVRLLAGEADDVAAAVHKTAVSARARY from the coding sequence ATGAACCCTGCAGCAGCACCCACCCGACTGTCCCGGCTCTTGGCAATGGTCCCGTACTTCCTGGCCAGGCCGGGCATCAAACTGTCGGTCGCGGCGGCCGATCTCGGTCTCACCGAACGCCAGCTCACGAAGGACCTCGAGCAGTTGTTCGTGTGCGGACTCCCCGGCTACATGCCCGACGACTTGATCGACATCGAGTTCTCGAGTGGCTGGGTGCATGTCGGTTTCACCGCAGGCATGGACCGTCCGTTGCGCCTGACCGGTGCCGAGGCCAACGTCCTGCTCATCGCCCTGCGCATGCTTCTCGACGCCGGTGCGGTCGACGCGGACGCGGTCCGCCGTGCGATGGCCAAGATCGAAGCCGCCGTCGGGGAGACGCTGCGTCCTTTCGCGGCAGCAGGCGATCCGGGTCCGGTCACCGATGATCCCGTCCACAGGACGATCCGGGCCGCGGTCGCCGCCGGTCGGGCGCTAGCGATCCGGTACTACACGCCGAGCCGCGATGAGGTGTCCGATCGAGTCGTGGATCCCATCATGATCCAGGCGATCGACGGGCAGAGCTACCTCGAGGCATGGTGCCGGACGTCCGGCGGCGTGCGCCTGTTCCGCTTCGATCGCGTGTACTCGGCAGAACAGCTCGACGAGCCGGCCGCACCTCCCGAACGTGCGGCCAATCTCGAACCGATCGGCGGAACGTCGTCGTTGACCGATGATCTGCCGACCGTGCGTGTCGAGATCGAACCGGATGCGCTCTGGCTGCTGGAGTACTACGCCGCAGAGGCCGAGACTGAGCTGAACGGTGAACCCGACGGCCCGATCGTCGCCGTCCTCCATTACGGCTCGGCCCAGTGGCTGGAACGCTTCCTCCGCAGTTTCGGCGGCCGAGTCCGGCTCCTCGCGGGCGAAGCCGATGACGTGGCTGCGGCGGTTCACAAGACGGCGGTCTCGGCTCGCGCCCGATACTGA
- the tatA gene encoding Sec-independent protein translocase subunit TatA translates to MGALSWWHWAIVLVVLVVLFGSKKLPEAARGLGRSMRIFKSEMAEMANDGSDKKPADDAPRELPAVEPTVEVNVDVEKKKSA, encoded by the coding sequence ATGGGCGCCCTTTCCTGGTGGCACTGGGCAATCGTTCTGGTGGTTCTCGTTGTGCTCTTCGGCTCGAAGAAGCTGCCGGAGGCTGCACGTGGACTCGGTCGTTCGATGCGCATCTTCAAGTCCGAGATGGCCGAGATGGCCAATGACGGATCAGACAAGAAGCCTGCCGATGACGCTCCTCGTGAGCTGCCCGCGGTGGAGCCGACTGTCGAGGTGAACGTGGACGTCGAGAAGAAGAAGTCGGCCTAG